A single region of the Myripristis murdjan chromosome 3, fMyrMur1.1, whole genome shotgun sequence genome encodes:
- the LOC115357277 gene encoding vacuolar protein sorting-associated protein 13C-like: protein MISVTFTSLDLLLHTEALLSVMNFLSAALSSSSLPSPERETRGRGEESRAVSARSTATGSPSDSDVIDLKVMMTLGAFNVLVCDQSCNMADIKIQGINGSLLMQGPQTHISARLRDFIVINVDPKSVHKKAISIVGDEVFSFSMSLTPNATEGAGYADTSKTDGRVKLNVGCIQVVYLHKFIMSLLNFTNNFQTAKEALSAATAQAAEKAASSVRDLAQKSFRLSMDIKLKAPLIIIPQSSVSHNALEVDLGLITVGNSFSLLPVEGRPLPAVIDHMDVQLTQLKLSRICMEAAGGARTELLEPLNLLLSVRRNLAAAWCQKMAAVEVDGDLKPMKVALSQDDLKVLLKILMENVGEASGLQENVEPAAQTLQTPSPAHTDVAQRPSGSGHQEAELLETIKFNFNIESLGLVLYSNDPKQPSGLGRRQESLRLGELALHLMKASGKMLSDGSVEVSTVLTACTLDDLRTGMQRVTSRMVGKRDEESGEAMIDVTYRQSSDQREVVAVLQRLYLCASVEFLMAVADFFIQALPQSQPAAAAGQVDRLPLRQSSEPRSSSASTAPMARMRLRAVVVDPEVVFVANLMRADAPALAASFQCDFSLQAGAGGQSMRANLRELRVLACPFLRSAEDKAVTTVLRPCSVVLETKTHPDQPLTGSVTVEEVIVKSH from the exons ATGATCAGT gtAACCTTCACCTCTCtcgacctcctcctccacactgaggctcttCTCTCGGTGATGAACTTCCTGTCTGCGGCGCTGTCGTCCAGCAGTCTGCCGTCGCCCGAGAGAGAGACCCGAGGCCGGGGCGAGGAGAGCCGGGCGGTGTCCGCCCGCTCCA CTGCGACTGGCTCGCCGTCCGACAGCGACGTCATCGACCTGAAGGTGATGATGACGCTGGGAGCCTTCAACGTGCTGGTGTGTGACCAGAGCTGCAACATGGCCGACATCAAGATCCAAG GTATTAACGGCTCTCTGCTGATGCAAGGACCGCAGACTCACATCTCCGCCCGCCTGCGAGATTTCATCGTCATCAATGTTGATCCCAAAAGCGTCCACAAGAAG GCGATCTCCATCGTGGGCGACGAGGTGTTCAGCTTCTCCATGAGTCTGACCCCCAACGCCACAGAGGGCGCCGGCTACGCCGACACCTCCAAGACCGACGGCAGAGTCAAGCTGAACGTGGGCTGCATCCAGGTGGTTTACCTGCACAAGTTCATCATGTCGCTGCTG AACTTCACCAACAACTTCCAGACGGCGAAGGAGGCGCTGAGCGCGGCGACGGCCCAGGCGGCGGAGAAGGCGGCGTCCAGCGTGCGAGACTTGGCCCAGAAGAGCTTCCGTCTGTCCATGGACATCAAGCTGAAGGCCCCGCTCATCATCATCCCCCAGTCCTCCgtctcccacaatgcactggaGGTGGACCTGGGGCTCATCACGGTGGGGAACAGCTTCTCCCTGCTGCCCGTGGAGGGGCGCCCCCTGCCGGCCGTCATCGACCACATGGACGTGCAGCTGACGCAGCTCAAACTGTCCAG GATCTGCATGGAGGCGGCGGGCGGAGCGCGCACCGAGCTGCTGGAGCCcctcaacctgctgctgagCGTCCGCAGGAACCTCGCCGCCGCCTGGTGCCAGAAGATGGCCGCCGTGGAGGTCGACGGAGACCTGAAGCCCATGAAG GTGGCACTGAGTCAGGACGACCTGAAGGTTCTGCTGAAGATCCTGATGGAGAACGTGGGCGAGGCGAGCGGCCTGCAGGAGAACGTGGAACCGGCGGCCCAGACACTGCAGAcaccaagccccgcccacacag ACGTTGCTCAGAGGCCCAGCGGCAGTGGCCATCAGGAGGCGGAGCTTCTGGAAACCATCAAGTTCAACTTCAACATCGAGTCTCTGGGCCTCGTCCTGTACAGCAACGACCCCAAACAG CCGTCCGGACTGGGCCGGCGCCAGGAGAGCCTCCGCCTGGGAGAGTTGGCCCTGCACCTCATGAAGGCCTCAGGGAAGATGCTGAGCGACGGCTCGGTGGAGGTGAGCACCGTCCTGACCGCCTGCACGCTGGACGACCTGAGGACCGGCATGCAGAGGGTCACCTCCCG GATGGTCGGGAAGCGGGACGAGGAGAGCGGCGAGGCCATGATCGACGTCACGTACCGTCAGAGCAGCGACCAGCGCGAGGTGGTGGCCGTGCTGCAGAGGCTCTACCTGTGCGCCAGCGTGGAGTTCCTGATGGCCGTCGCAGATTTCTTCATCCAGGCTCTGCCGCAGAGCCAAccggccgccgccgccggccaGGTGGACAGGCTCCCGCTGAGACAGAGCAGCGAGCCCCGCAGCAGCTCCGCCAGCACCG CCCCGATGGCGAGGATGCGGCTGCGGGCGGTGGTGGTCGACCCGGAGGTCGTGTTCGTGGCCAACCTGATGAGGGCGGACGCTCCGGCGCTGGCCGCATCGTTCCAGTGCGACTTCAGCCTGCAGGCCGGCGCCGGCGGCCAGAGTATGAGGGCCAACCTGCGGGAGCTGCGCGTGCTCGCCTGCCCCTTCCTCCGCAGCGCAGAGGACAAGGCCGTCACCACC GTGTTGAGGCCATGCTCGGTTGTCCTGGAAACCAAAACCCACCCTGACCAGCCGCTGACGGGCTCTGTGACTGTGGAGGAAGTCATCGTCAAG tcGCACTAA
- the LOC115357278 gene encoding vacuolar protein sorting-associated protein 13C-like — MNIYACNFWFLGLDQATEVTESFREQDGRNDGESFTTDIKVVQVTLESGLGHRTVPLLLAESSFSGSAKNWSSLLQLNADMTPEVNYFNESHAVWEPLLERVDSRTRRWNLKLEMKNNPVQDKSPVPGDDFIVLPEPRTAVNICSKDTMNITVSQCSLNVFANLAKAFSEGTASTFDYSLKEKAPFTVRNALGIPLLVQHSANLRLVGSSAQGKLHEVAVDQSVDLEHSVFEPSSRGKLSALQRQESCLFNLSIVPSGYSEISNIAVDKPGRRLYNIRGPMLQEAVSVLLQIDAAEGNKVITVRSPLQIKNHFSVPFSVLKFCPASRSLQPLGVAEPHREFHVALETYRCQLFVQPAGRLQAQYAASSTCVAWKEQVHHSSEVREVNFSKVPMMMRQPYSCPVRRNFLSGIQVEFKQSPHQRSLRAQLHWLQTAGQQRVGGAL, encoded by the exons ATGAACATCTATGCCTGCAACTTCTGGTTCCTGGGATTGGACCAGGCCACCGAGGTCACCGAGAGCTTCAGGGAGCAGGACGGACGCAATGACGGCGAGAGCTTCACCACGGACATCAAG gTGGTCCAGGTGACTCTGGAGTCAGGTTTGGGCCACAGGACAgttcctctgctgctggccGAGTCTTCGTTCAGCGGCTCGGCTAAGAACTGGTcgtctctgctgcagctgaacgCCGACATGACGCCGGAG GTGAACTACTTCAATGAGAGCCACGCTGTGTGGGAGCCGCTCCTCGAGAGGGTGGACAGCAGAACACGCAGGTGGAACCTCAAACTGGAG ATGAAGAACAACCCGGTCCAGGACAAGAGTCCGGTTCCTGGAGACGACTTCATTGTTCTCCCTGAACCTCGCACGGCCGTCAACATCTGTTCCAAAGACACCATGAACATCACCGTGTCCCAGTGCAGCCTGAACGTCTTCGCCAACCTTGCCAAG GCGTTCTCCGAGGGCACGGCCTCCACCTTCGACTACTCGCTGAAGGAGAAGGCGCCCTTCACCGTCCGGAACGCTCTGGGAATCCCGCTGCTGGTGCAGCACAGCGCCAACCTGCGGCTCGTGGGCTCCTCGGCGCAGGGGAAGCTGCATGAGGTGGCGGTGGACCAGAGCGTGGACCTGGAGCACTCCGTGTTCGAACCCTCGTCCAGAGGCAAACTGTCGGCCCTGCAGCGCCAGGAGAGCTGCCTGTTCAACCTCAGCATCG TGCCCTCGGGCTACAGCGAGATCTCCAACATCGCTGTGGACAAGCCGGGCCGTCGGCTCTACAACATCCGAGGTCCGATGCTGCAGGAGGCGGTGTCAGTTCTGCTGCAGATCGACGCTGCCGAGGGCAACAAGGTCATCACCGTCCGCTCGCCGCTGCAG ATAAAGAACCATTTCTCTGTGCCGTTCTCCGTCCTGAAGTTCTGCCCGGCGTCCCGCAGCCTGCAGCCGCTTGGAGTCGCCGAGCCCCACAGGGAGTTCCACGTTGCCTTGGAAacgtacag gtGCCAGCTGTTCGTGCAGCCGGCGGGGCGTCTGCAGGCTCAGTACGCCGCCTCCTCCACCTGCGTGGCGTGGAAGGAGCAGGTGCACCACAGCTCCGAGGTGCGCGAG gtgaacTTCAGCAAGGTGCCCATGATGATGCGTCAGCCGTATTCCTGTCCGGTGAGGAGGAACTTCCTGTCTGGGATCCAGGTGGAGTTCAAACAGTCGCCGCACCAGAGGAGCCTGAGGGCCCAGCTGCACTggctgcag
- the LOC115356942 gene encoding gastrula zinc finger protein XlCGF8.2DB-like: MKTEADGEEAAADDGDDRTSDSSEAQTEDSEDWEETREPQSGSNTPNQIHPSQNTCDVGEKPSSCSVSKRTGEKLWSCSVCGTNFQRKGNLNKHMMMHKGEKAFSCSVCGKHFTWKNDLNIHMRTHTGEKPFSCLVCGKSFMEKKHFNIHIRIHTGEKTFSCSVCGKTFTQKCNLNIHMKVHTGEKPFSCTVCGKRFIQTSNLSKHMKVHTGEKTFGCSDCGKSFTQKEHLSSHMRTHTGENMLSCSVCGKGFTQKCNLNIHMRTHTGEKPFSCSVCGKGFTVKSNVNIHMKVHTGEKPFGCTVCGKSFTQKSHLNKHMRIHPSVTTR, translated from the exons ATGAAAACAGAAGCCGATGGAGAGGAAGCAGCtgctgatgatggtgatgacagGACATCAGACTCCTCTGAGGCTCAGACTGAGGACAGTGAAGACTGGGAGGAGACCAGAGAACCTCAGTCAGGTTCAAacacaccaaatcaaatccatcCCAGTCAAAACACATGTGATGTTGGAGAGAAACCATCCTCCTGCTCTGTGAGcaagaggacaggagagaaactgtggagctgctctgtttgtGGGACAAACTTTCAACGAAAAGGAAACTTGAACAAACACATGATGATGCACAAGGGAGAGAAAgcattcagctgctcagtctgtgggaAACATTTCACATGGAAAAATGACTTAAACATTCACATGAGGacccacacaggagagaaaccatttagctgtCTAGTCTGTGGTAAaagttttatggaaaaaaaacacttcaacatTCACATaagaatccacacaggagaaaaaacatttagctgctcagtttgtggtaaaacatttacacagaaaTGTAACTTAAACATTCACATgaaagtccacacaggagagaaaccattcagctgcaCAGTCTGTGGGAAACGTTTTATTCAGACAAGTAACCTCAGCAAACACATgaaagtccacacaggagagaaaacatttGGCTGTTCAGACTGTGGGAAAAGTTTCACACAGAAAGAACATTTAAGCAGCCACATGAGAACCCACACGGGCGAGAACATGTTAAGCTGCTCCGTCTGTGGAAAAGGTTTTACacagaaatgtaatttaaacATTCAC atgagaacccacacaggagagaaaccgttcagcTGCTCCGTCTGTGGGAAAGGTTTCACAGTGAAAAGCAACGTCAACATTCACATgaaagtccacacaggagagaaaccattcggCTGCACAGTCTGTGGGAAAAGTTTTACACAGAAAAGTCACTTAAACAAGCACATGAGAATCCATCCATCAGTCACTACAAGGTAG